gtatattagaggtcgaccgatatatcgctcggccgatatatcgggccgatatttgtcattttttaatatatcggcatcggccgatatccgtgtttagtagcgccgatttaaagtcaggcacgtcggcgggcagccccgtgttattggcgcTGTGGAAACGGCTGCTGCTGCCACTCCATGTGAAGCACCCCAAGCCAaaacgtatattttttttatgggggCGTCTAGACATGGTCTCAAAATGATTTACAGGAGTCTcgtttttcatgatatcttattcacatttgaaatagaaactcacaaaccattacttttctagattgctccaggactgttttcatgtatttttatatcaaagaaaaaaatatttaagtgtggttaaaaaataaataaataatatgtttctATAACTTTCAATAtatttgagcattatcaaatcagGTTGATaaaaaagcccaaagggtcttctttgcAAAGACAcctaaattatgtttgtaacacactgaagtaggaaactgtcccataatggggggtcaggttaaactaataacaaaaaatacttaCTGTAACTGATTCAGAActgccagattgtcatagcaacgTCAGAATTACTTCCTCTCCTGGATTCACAAAACAGTCGTCCATAAAGtatgttgctgttctgttgtaagtaatcctGAAGATTCCTAACTGCATCtgctttcggaaggccaaataaagtgcttttgctttcgcctagatacacacggcatctccctgacatggctgcttcaacactaactgcggttattGAAACCACTCCTcatttctttgcatgaacattagGGTGGCATTACATAAATATTTCCACATGGggatgtagatatgtgggggtgtgtttaattAAACAGGGCATTTTAGGGGGgttgtggcagagtcttaactttgataaagaatatctctttggatttgagacttcagtctttgcaactttacagatcttctttatgcaccaagagcttctaacactccaaagagacccctttaaataaattgtccttttgaagtggactttgagtTTTGTAACGTTGCAGATCTGTTTTATGCTCAAAccgcaacattacagactaactaaagttgaaaaagtgaaaaagcataataggaccccttcaCATTTTTTCTTGATGATCATAAGaaactccttaaaaaaaaaaaaagaacataaattatTCTGTTACCTAACTTTTGACCAGAAGTCTGCATTTTTCAAgctaataaagtaaaaatgttttgttgtttcatTCAGGTGTTCCTTGCATAACGGACTGTGTGATGGCTGAACTTGAAAAATTAGGGATGAAGTTTCGAGTGGCTTTGCGGTAATGCACACTTACATGACATACATTTAAGAGTAACCGTGTCTTGAACATTGGGGACAAAGCCATTATTTGTGGCCAGGgtagaataataattatttttatttaacgtgAAAAAATTTAAAGGGAATAATGAAAAGCTGTGAAATACAAACCCCGATTCCCAAGAAGTTGGGGCACTGTACGAATTGTGAATAAAaccagaatgcaatgatgtggaagtttaaatttcaatattttattcagaatacaacatagatgacatatcaaatgtttaaaatgagaaaatgtatcattttaagggaaaaatatgttgattttaaatgtcatggcatcaacacatctcaaggccatgtttaccactgtgtggcattccctcttctttttataacagtctgcaaacgtctggggactgaggagacaagttgctcatgTTTAGGAAtcggaatgttgtcccattcttgtctaatacaggcttctagttgctcaactgtcttaggtctttgtcacatcttcctctttatgatgcgacaAATGATTTCTATGGGTGAGAGATCTGGACTGCagtctggccatttcagtactcCGATCCTTCTGTGCAgctatgatgttgtaattgatgcagtatgtggtctggcattgttgGAAAACGTCTGGATAGGAGCAAATGTTGTTCTAAaacttggatatatctttcagcattgatggtgcctttccagatgtgtaagctgcccatgccatactcactcatgcaaccccatacgtaccatcagagatgcaggcttctgaactgagcaaaGATAACaacttgtcctctttagtccggatgacatggcatcccagttttctgaaaagaacttcaaattttgattcatctgaccacagaacagttttccactttgccacagtccattttaaatgagccttggcccagagaaaactgctgcacttctggatcatgtttagatatgactTCTTTTTTGaccggtggattgtgttcaccagcAATGTTTTCTGGATacattcctgagcccatgttgtgatttccattacagtagcattcctgtatgtgatgcagtgccgtctaagggcccgaagatcacaggcatccagtatggtttttgGGCCTTGACCcatacacacagagattgttccaaattctctgaatctttggatgatattatccactgtagatgatgataacttcaaactctttgcaactTTTCTCTGAgtaactcctttctgatattgatccactatttttcgccgcagcattggtggggaattggtgatcctctgcccatcttgacttaaTAAGTTGCAAACTGGTCCTCCTGCTGTTCCTTATGTTTATTTAACTTTTcctgcctcttattgctacctgtcccaccTTTTTTAGAATGTGTGGCTTTCATTAAATCCAAAataagccaatatttggcatgccatttcaaaatgtctcactttcaacattttatatgtcatctatattttattgtgaataaaatattttatgataatattttaaaataagtttgagatttgtaaattagtCCATTCCTTTTCTACTCAAAATTTGTACAgtctcccaacttttttggaatcagtttgtaagttttgtttgtaaaaattttgtaaaaacaagttgaactatatacaaatttattttaaaatgtgcacacaTTTACTCTTAATCACATTAAGTTATGAATTACATGAATCACACCTATGTTTCCTATGtaacaatttgtttattttttaaatataacatttctttcataaaacagttggcaaatattaaatgtatagcTACATACCTCATACATTCTTATATTAACCCTTATTCAGTGTTGGGGatgttttcgtccactagggggtaaagttgagtcttattttggccccAACTTTCTCTGTTTCTCAGCAAATGGAATGGTGTTTGGTGACATCttattttgtcacatattttgggaaaatcctTTGAAAATTTTCAGAAGCTCAGCAATACACTGTGAACAatttcactaccctttcgttatgtttgtggataaaaacatcactatattaaactactgtaaaaatgtttaagcttttttgcataaatctattaatcaacctcaaagggcggtcacactgcactttgcgttccactgacttccattcatacgcatgcgaatgcgtcagaccggaaacgcagGCTCATGCGGAAAATTTCGCATGTCACTGCGttcgaaagttcaagtttggtgacctgcgaattcgcatcacgtgaagtcgtgtgaccagtagatgatcgatactgcgtgacctctctgtacagaattaaaaaaatgaaggaTGTGCTAATTTAAGCCGTAGCGCAGCATCccattttatataatacatatttaaaagataataataagaagCCACATGGTTCacagtgtcaatggaaacaggaacagatggtacatttgaatgaggacacgttctataattttttattgttaagtgtgtatatattttagtggtgggccgttatcggcgttaacgtgctgcgttaacgcgagactcttatcgggagataaaaaaaatattgccgttaatctattctcaaagttgcgTTGAGatctgggtctatactaagcaagctaggatgactttcaccttgatattttatataaccgactggctgaggccagcctaaaaagatgctcaggacagttgacgcgccactgctgcgcatcgtctcGAAAGCTTATcgttttcacatgtttttacgccttaccgcttgtcgatttaaaccttaaagcatccaaacacaagacacgaAAAAGCGGAACGGAGTAACGTTAGCTAGTAACTCGCGCTGTGTTCGgggctgagagaaagagagagagtcgcgtatcacggacagcgacactgaaccgagctctcttctgcaaagagaaaggcgtctcaaaacacttgaacatcgaatttgcttatttttgctcttgtgccgacaaatacatacaaaatacattcaaaatatccACCATGgaaattatgctaaaaaaaaaactgtcagttatttcttaagtgaaagtaaactgttgaggaaaaaaatgggatgtgtattatattggatgcgttcatcgtctcttaaagtgaccgcgcctaatttagctactggctgctgtaatgttaatccaagaaaatgaaagaaaactttactttgtagttttaacagtcaaaccaaaaattattcagacaccaggtatacttttttatatatatagcaaaactgtaataatgtgagaaattttgaaggtgtctgaataaatgtaggtttgatttgtatatttcatttttacattgaagaatatccagtgctgttttacatttaattatttggtttctgtaccttgacacctacaaacttgaatttttttttttacatttgtgtgaaacaggcataaggttgtttgcaccttgtgcaatgtggaattagtttacagctttttcaagcagtttgtgatgtattttggaaacaggagatgagccccttttctaatgcaccacctagcttgataaaccccttctcaaagacttactgtttgtcaattttatttgggtaacacacatattctgaatgccagaattcgaatgagccattctaatctagattaatatagattaatttcaagatcacagtgagattaatctagataaaaaaatgtatctatgcccaccactaatatatttatagaaagagagagacagagagtacaatataatgAGACGCTTTCGACTCCGTCGCAAAAGACACGGTACAAGCACAGatttaatccatgttgtgataactgaggggaaaccgttttctcttgctcccgcccatattcgcagcagcgtccaaaataattttgcacattcaaaggctagtgtgactgcaccttcagtcctgatcaaaactaccaaatgtttaaaaaacaatccaagattttaactctaaTTTCCATGTTCATAAATGTTACTGATTTGAGACCCAAcgttgtttgtttaattttagcctaaatgaatttgttttggcTTCTCATTTGTTGCTATAACTTCTTATAGGCtattttttattcttgttcttttttaaataggctactgttaattgaaaggatttgttgagtgaggggaactaaaataacatatctatgtttacagtgtttattcgTCGGCATTAGGCCTACttctaaatgaaataataaaatctaaaaaacaaatgtatacatGTAGCATAGCCTGTTTTAACAATCCAggaaacctttttaaatattttgaaaaaattactgaaaatgactttttaaacagtttaactgattgtattaatTGGTCAAATTTCTTAATGGTTGTTTAACAGTTAACttgttaaaatgaacatcctTAGAGAGAAGTCCTGTTTCCAGGGTattgaagtgtatttttggtCATTTCATCAAAAGTGGTCAGGAAAACGGTGTAGATAAAAGGCAAAAGCtgctttgtgtgtgaatgtggtgCATTCACCTGAAAAGTTAAAATTGGCATTTCACTGGTTTTATGTCTGAAAGTGGCTACACATTCTTCCTTGGTTTTTATGCTGATTGGAGCTTTATTTTTTAGGATTGCAAAAGATCCCCGCTTTGATCGATTACCTTGCTCACACAAAGGAACATATGCTGATGACTGCTTGGTGCAAAGAGTAACGCAGGTATGAGAACTTTGTAATATGTGGGGTTATAATTGTTTAGCTTTACTAAGATGGCAGCAGCATTATTTGTAACAATTTTCCCCCAATATTTGGAAGCAAATTACATATAGCAATCTATGTTGCATTATATGCTAATTGTGACGGTGGGTTAAAAAAAATGGGTAAAAGGactttgattatatttttttccccccaaaatgtATTAAAGATATATTAATATCCTTGTATATTTTGGtacttatcttttttttctggtaTCTTCATTTGAAGGCCTTTTATGGTTCCATagatataacaaaataatagtgTTGCTCTGAGAATGTTAAATTTTCAGTGGTCTAAAtgtgggtctttttttttttttttactttgtttttgaaatttttattCATTCGTTCACTTAATGCATTCCCTGGAAATCGAACACACAAACTTGGTGTTACTAGTCTACAGAATCTACAGGAATGTGACTTGtctgaaaaaatatcaaaaaacatttaatattttatatttaaaaagataaaatatagaTAAACGTAAAAGTGCACACCTATTcatgatcatttatttttcaaggttccatttaataaaaaaagtatggtGTAAAAACACTCAAACTCAAAACCTTGAAATAATTGCATAATCACTAATTAATTAGAAGTTACTGATAAGATACAATATGACTGTGGATGAAATAAGATTTCATTTCCATCAGGTCCAAATGGACCCAGGAATCCAAAAGTCAAATGCAGATTTTGAAAGCATTATGAAAGTTAAGGCACAGCGAATGTGGAGGGTTCACAAAAGCAAggaatcaaacaaataaataaaatattctcagatatacagtatattagaagtaaaaatgaagtcaattcacaaatcaataaaataaatgaccaTGAAACGATTCCAATCTCAAAGCTGATTCCCTTTATGACTAAAGCATTCCCATCTGTTTCATTAGCACAAATGTTACATTGTGGCTACGGTGGACAGGGACCTAAAAAGGAGGATTCGGAAGATCCCAGGAGTCCCAATAATGTACATCTCCAATCACAGGTACTCAAGGTCTCTTTGCTAAGTCTTACCTTAGTGTTACTGAGGAGTGGGTCTGGGGGGTTTTCCTTATCAGGTGGTGAGTGAGAAAGACTAGGTTATGTGCAAACTCCAGACTTTCAATGAAAGTCATATGCTTTCTGCTTCACGTAATGAATATCTGGCAGTGTTTGCATACTTTTTCATAGTATGCAAGTGGATCAATGCAATATTTGTTAAATACACAGACATGTCAAAACTATATttaacttgcaaaaaaaaaacactttttgctCAAATTTTAAGTACTGCTTAATAAATCACCCATATGTATATGAATAAAGTTTAACATAGgcaaatactattaaaataacattaaaattttatttaattttatattttattttgtattagtgATGCATGAAATTAGTTCtattaaaaaaactgatttgtgAGTGATATCGGGGAAAAAAAGGTGTCAGAATAACATGAAACAAATGGTCCCTCTGGAGAAGCTGCGCAGATTGGGCCAGCCAGCTGTCTCAAATCACTCTTATAATACTTTGAAGCCAAAAGTTACAGGGACACAACATTTTTCTAACTAAATTTCTATCTGCCTTGCACTGCTTCCAGTCTGACCGATTGATTGAAATTGTCGATCGATTATTGCAGAAGAAGAATATTTAATTGTCACCGGTGTAAATTAATATaactgtacttttttattttatttattcaggtATAACATTGAGAGGATGCCAGACGATTATGGCGCACCACGGTTTTAGAGGAGGAAAATGATCGGCAACCAATGAAAAGGACTAGTCCAAATCTAGTGGCTGTTGTTGGGAACTTTGGTGATCTAGGACGTCCTCTTCTTGATATTACTGATTAAAACTTTAATTTGGCCCAGTAGTCTTTAACTATTACAATATGTTAACATCCCaccaatgcatttttaaataataatgaacctTTCCCATTAAGCCACTCCTTGGCACTCTTATGTTCTTAGaatattagtttgtttttttcttcatcttaacaATGACATCTCTGTCAATTGTTTACACATCTGGTTGGTTCCATTTTGCTTGGAGGCTGTCATAAATAAAAGTCACTATAGATAAAGTTCTCAGTATCCTTGGTTATTTCAAATTATTCTGttgtttgtcatttattattgttgATTATCTTTAGCTACTATTTTGCTTTTGATGTTCTAAGGAATTATGTCGGTCTTAAAATTACTACATTTCCATAGCAGTCAAGCAGTATGTGTAAAATTATCACAAATCAGTGTTCATTGTTATAAATACTTAATTAGGATTAACTGAGCATTGAATTTCGCAGACCACTAgagttgggtaccgaaacccggtaccTGTGGAGCCAGTATGCACCGAACCAAATCAGAACGCAGATTTTTgtgcctcttaaatgcctgagcgatcAATTGAAATCTTTGTCCCGTTTCTCCGAAATGTACACACGAAGCATGGGTGCCGCTAGGCTTTTTTAGCGGGGCtataatgtgcctaagacttttgcacagtactgtattttacaaCATTGTTGCTACATTATAAAGATTGACCATACAGTCAtgcacagaactgattaaagactattaattattagttaaaatgagtgctcTTTGTCAGAGTATTAAacaatgacccagatcatgaaatacatttattagccttagagtaagggaagtTAGGGAAACGAGAGCATCTAAGGAGCATGTAAAAgcaatggatttattttaaatatttttgatgttctttaatgttatccaaattattatttatttatttatttttttaagtattggttCAGGCACTGTTGAGGCACCGGTACAGTTTAAAAACCCAAACGATACCcaatagtgatgggaagttcgattatTTTCCGCGAAcaggttctttcggacggttcgattcaataaaccagttgaaaaaacgGTTCAACGGTTCTTTTACgctcaaacattcaaatatataaagtcaataatcataactttagtcagttaaaaacctcataatcatgaagagtttacattttgagttttgcaacaTTACCCAttatacagtaacagcaataatgtgcatatgaggatttaagtcttgaagatataaagtaaataaattaggtgtcatcagtgctgaaaccatgatccacttactaaacataatccattgcggtatttgttattaaatgaatttacgtttcgccagattacccttcatccaagccctcggattacccgcactcataaccTTTAGCACAGAATCCGactcaatcaccaaaagaatcacttcggttcagacatgctgtgagtcagttgggaTCACGCTGAATAGCGCATGTGCAGTATAACAAGCTCCTCGGTTTTAGAATTGGACATGTCCGAAAGAAATGGTTTTCgcttcagtgtactgatgatccgaaaaccgatgcaaccggttcttgactcgagaatgagaatcgctctaaccggcatgTGCTGCAGTTTAGTAttatcagctgctctactcgtgttcatgttctgtttactacaaactcaatttgtgaatgtgtcatcattaactataaatacagtacagatatttcataaatcatcccttattcctattaaacataagagtctttagagtcttaattattgtccaacttccctgaaaacccatttgtcctatacattatatacaatatacagattggaaacatctaacgagaatcagctcatcggttctcaaatcggacgtgtccgacagaaacgattctcggttgagtgtactggtgatccgaaaaccgaagcaaccggttcttgactccagaacgagaactgctccagcagttggagtgttcgttcattatctggatcggctcggtgttcatcttcagttcggtcttcacagcagttcagtcagtgtactgtttgagtaaatgaattactccgggatattggtttatgccgactcagagggagtgtcagtcacgttaaagttaacagcttaagtaatatgtggattaatgcttattggagacgtgaaccatttcaaacgattcagttcgatttggtgaactggttcaaccggttgactaagaagaaccggttaaattgaacgattcgttcacgaatcggccatcactaataCCCAACCCTACAGCCCACATTGCTAAAAACTGCTCGGTCCTGCAGATTTGGTTTATACAACATCAGGAaaatcaggccctttcttttggTACATGCCTCACACttaagctcttgttctgtccagactgGACAATAGCAATGcttctcttggcaggtcttcctgcaagttctatcaaacctttgtAATTAATCCAAATTGCAAATTGATTAAtctttaatgagctgaaaagaatgtacgtcacacctctgttcatcAATTTACACTGGCTACCAACAGCTGCTTGTATAATATTCAAGACactaatgtttgcctacaaaaccaccactggctctgcacccctttaccttaatccatttaattcagatttatgtgccctctagaagcttgtgttctgcaagtgaacaacgtcGCTTTATTGTGCCTTCCCaaagaggctcaaaatcacttttacTTAGTTTTTAATTAACTGTTCCCTACTGATGGAATGATCTGCCCAACTtaatctgagcagctgagtctTTAGCTATCTTCAAGAAagggctaaaaacacatctcttccatctttatttgaccctctaactctagcactccaTGTTCTttctattttgtcttttttttttcattaaaaaaaaacttgacctATCACTTGTACTCTTTGTTTTATTACTGCTATTTTTTCTTAAACTCTAAAACTAGCTTTCtatattattttgaaagtcaTATCTACTTTTTCTTTGTATGCGTGTTTatttatacaggtgcatctcaataaatgcacacagactgtttaagtagtttaagtctttggttcttttaattgtgatgattttgactcgcAGTTAACAAACGCCcaccaaattagaatatggtaacatgtcaatcagctaatcaactcaaaatacctgcaaaggtttcctgaaccATTCAaatagtctctcagtttggttcactaggctacacaatcatggggaagaatCATGTCCAAAGACAataattgacacccttcacaagaaagataagccacaaacattcattgccaaagaaactggctgttcacagagtgctgtatccaagcatgttaacaaagtTGAAAGGGAAAGGTGTGAAAGAAAaacatgcacaaccaaccgatAGAACCGcagctttatgaggattgtcaagcaaaatcgattcaagaatttgagtgaacttcacaaggaatggactgaggctggggtcaagtcatcaagagccaccacaaacAGACGAGTCAAGGGATTttgctacagttgttgtattcctcttgttaagctgAGACTCAGGGCATGTCTTACCGTACTCCTTAACATCAGTGTACATTCTGGGCCAGTAAAACCTCTTGGCAATCCTCATCAAGGGTTTCATAAATCCCAATTGACCTGCCCAATGCAGTGTCTTTGATACAACCAACTGCATGCCATCTTCCTTACTTTCTTTGTACAAGAGTCCGTTACACAGCACAAATCTCTCATCCAACAAAACATTCATCCTTTCCTTCTCCCTTACTTGCCTAAAACAGTCAGCTAAGGTGGGATCTTCATTCTGAAGCTTAGCAAGATTTTTCAGAATGACAATGTCTGTATTACTCAATTCAAGTTCTTCTGCCTCTACCTTAGTTTGTTCTGTGTTCCCTATTAAACTTTCAACATGCATTCTACTTAGCTTTAGCCTATCCTCCTCTGTAGGCCTTGATTCTGCAACAGTAACCTCAGAATAAAAAGGCATTCGTTGCAGTGCCTCATCAGTACATTGGGTTGGTGTATTTCGTACTTGCTGCCTGGCCTGAGCTCTTGTCACTACTCCACACCATGCGATCTCCTGTACGAAGTCAACCAACACTGGCAAATCTGTGCCTAACAGAATGGGGTATGGCAGACTCTGAGCCACTCCAACCTTCATGAGAAATGGCTGATTATATACCTCAATGTAGACCTCAGCTGTTGGCAACTTAGTACTATCCCCATGAATACAACAAACAGTCACAGTTTCCTCTTCACTCCATTTATCTTTGGGT
This region of Carassius auratus strain Wakin chromosome 17, ASM336829v1, whole genome shotgun sequence genomic DNA includes:
- the fcf1 gene encoding rRNA-processing protein FCF1 homolog encodes the protein MGKQKKQKKYATMKRMISLKDQRIKEQDRAKTEKKKKEDPSVIKEQEVTKYPSCMFFQYNTQLGPPYYILVDTNFINFSIKAKLDVVQSMMDCLYAKCVPCITDCVMAELEKLGMKFRVALRIAKDPRFDRLPCSHKGTYADDCLVQRVTQHKCYIVATVDRDLKRRIRKIPGVPIMYISNHRYNIERMPDDYGAPRF